tatttgtttgttttcctttaggTAGAGCGAGCTGGGAGGCTGGGGGTCTTCGCCGCTTTTCCTTTGTCACCCAGCCTTGGTCTTCTTCCCGCTCGTCGGAGGGAGGTTGTGGGGTGGAGCGTCGGTTTGGCGTGCTGGGCGGGGGTGAACCTGCCTCTCTTTCGCTTCCGCTTCCAAGGATATccacttcctcgtcctcctcatcgtttccttctttatcttcagtCGTCGGCTgagagttgtgttgtgttgcacccGACTTGAAGAGTGCCATTTATGTAAGCAATCCTGCTCAGGATCGCGAGTCGCCGCGAGAGCCAGCCTCCCGGTTGGGCGTTACGTGTTACGCGCTGATCCgatcttccttttatatagaGGAAACGAGCCCGCCGAAGAACAGATAACGCACAACACACCGACTCGCTCCCGCAGCTGACGGAGTGTTACTTGctaataatactaccactactacttgttaatcccacctactactaccaccactactcgcCATGTCCGGACgcggcaaaggaggaaaggtgaagggaaagtcaaAGTCCCGTTCCAGCCGTGCTGGACTCCAGTTCCCGGTCGGCAGGATTCATCGCCTCCTGAGGAAGGGCAACTACGCCGAGCGAGTGGGGGCTGGCGCCCCCGTGTACCTTGCAGCGGTCATGGAGTACCTGGCCGCCGAAGTCCTCGAGCTTGCCGGCAACGCCGCCCGCGACAACAAGAAGACTCGCATCATCCCGCGTCACCTGCAGCTGGCCATCCGGAACGACGAGGAACTTAACAAGCTCCTCTCCGGGGTCACCATTGCACAGGGTGGCGTGCTGCCAAACATTCAGGCTGTGCTCCTTCCCAAGAAGACCGAGAAGAAGtaaatcctctcctcctcaatatcatcaccaacaaGTATATACATCCGGCTCCTCTTCGGAGCCACACATTGACACATCTAGAGAATTGAATAGACTATAGTGTTAaccatgatattaataataatgatggtatatatttttttgataatgaatgatagaaatgctaatggtagaatttttttctctttatttttttgttccggcctgcagcgctgcaaaaaaaaaaaaaaaaaaaaaaacgccttgCGCTGAGCAAATTATGGGATTAGGGCCCGTGTGTCAATGAGGACCTTGCTTCCCGCACACGCCCCCTCTCTGTCttgctctcttgcttccctcctggctggtaggtAGCTAGCGGGACAGGGATCAATTAACGCGgtcggtcactttgacctgtgatctcactcggcAGTCATCCAAGAGATGCGGATtaaacgttgtcaagtattgctgtgtttgcaaaacaaaaaacaaacaatgcgaaatatgttcaaagataaacaagaagcttactccaacttgcctttttttttttttttttcttttcttttcttttagagcatcacaatgtatataatACAACACCTGTTCAATTaccaagtattaagtacctacctgacttaaggtgcgtattggtgcgtgcaagtgtcccccctctcttgcttccctcctggctggtaggtggtaggtagggacagggagggagggagtgagtgagtgacccatggattaacgctttcactttgacctgtgatctcactcggcGGTCATCCCCGAGAGGGGAGGGCGCGCGGATCAAACGatgtcaagtattgctgtgtttgtttgcaaaaacaatgcaaaatatatttaaagataaacagaaactctctccaacttttttttaattttttttttgttctttaaggTGTGCGTATTGGAGTGTGacagcgctgcaggccggaaAATTCCcggcaggaacaaaaaaaaaaaaaaaaaaaaacctaaaagatCTCCATACAAGTAAGCGGTCAgaccatagtggataaggtggtggacgtgggatcgggcagacagacagacgttcacgcgtcggctcgaaagaatcacaccacacaccgttttgaaggtatgtcagtcggcgagggggatttaatgaaaggtacctacctacctacatgtcaccgcggtacccaggttctatctaggtggctacaccaaagatgatgatgatgatgatgatgatgatgatgcgcttcggtgttgatatggaccctccctccttgtatgggtaccactataaagaaataaaattgcctgcgccactaatgggcggaagcttaacaaacaaacaaacaaacagcacctgtagcagcggttggtgtctgacctcacatcacttagttgataatcctttctctttcatttgatttacctttgagtgataaaacagagaggaaaacaaatagaa
This Portunus trituberculatus isolate SZX2019 unplaced genomic scaffold, ASM1759143v1 PGA_scaffold_494__1_contigs__length_23137, whole genome shotgun sequence DNA region includes the following protein-coding sequences:
- the LOC123500831 gene encoding histone H2A; the protein is MSGRGKGGKVKGKSKSRSSRAGLQFPVGRIHRLLRKGNYAERVGAGAPVYLAAVMEYLAAEVLELAGNAARDNKKTRIIPRHLQLAIRNDEELNKLLSGVTIAQGGVLPNIQAVLLPKKTEKK